CCGGCGCACTTTGTGCAAACCGCAGCGCTGGTGTTTTTACAGGGCCGTGGCCCGTTTCGGCACAAATGTGAATGAAAGCCCTTTGAAAGACAATGGGATATCGCTAGACTGCCCGTTCGATCTTGATCCGGATCGAAGCACGCTCCGGACATCAATGGCAGGCGTTGCTATCAACAACCGGCGCAGCCGCAGCAATCAAAACAGGACAGCATGATCAATCCCAACAACAAACCCGTCGGCGTGGTGGATGACGTCGAAGCCCTGCGCATTGTTTCCGATGCCGTTCTCAAACTGTGGGACACCGTGGATGACCTCTCCCGCCTGCGCCCGGCTCACACTGATCAATACCACGTCACCATTTTTGGCTCGGCCCGCATTCAGGAAGACACGCCATCGTACGAAGCGGTGAAACAGTTGGCATCGCAACTGGCGGCAATGGGTTGTCGCATTGTTACCGGCGGCGGCCCTGGCCTGATGCAAGCGGCCAACGAAGGCGCGCGCCAGGCCAAGCCCGATGATCCGGAAGCCTCCGTTGGCATCCGCGTTGATCTGGATTTCGAACAACACGTGAATGACTTCGTGGGCCGCGTGTACGAGCACAAGACATTTTTCTCGCGCCTGCATCACTTCGTCGCCCGTTCCAACGCCTTCATCGTGACTGAAGGCGGCGTGGGGACGCTGCTGGAATTGTCGATGATCTGGCAGCTACTTCAAGTGCGCAAACTGTATGACACCCCGCTAATTCTCATCGGCGACATGTGGCACGGTCTGGTCGATTGGGCGCAGTTGAACATGGTGGACAACGGCGCTGCCCTGGCCAGCCCGCGTGATATGCAGATTCCGGTGGTGGTGGACAGCATTGAAGACGCCGTGCAGTTGATTCGTGAGCATCACGCCAAGTGGCTGGATGTGGGCAAGTCGCTGGAGCCGGTGACGGCGCGGCCATAAATCGCAAATAGAGTCGTAGCCCGGATGAGGCGTGAGCGAGAATCCGGGGTTGCGATGTCTCAATGAGCCACCGCGTTGGTCCTTCCCCATGCCGCGCCCCGGATTCTCACTTCGTTTCATCCGGGCTACGAATATTGCC
This genomic interval from Silvimonas soli contains the following:
- a CDS encoding LOG family protein, with translation MINPNNKPVGVVDDVEALRIVSDAVLKLWDTVDDLSRLRPAHTDQYHVTIFGSARIQEDTPSYEAVKQLASQLAAMGCRIVTGGGPGLMQAANEGARQAKPDDPEASVGIRVDLDFEQHVNDFVGRVYEHKTFFSRLHHFVARSNAFIVTEGGVGTLLELSMIWQLLQVRKLYDTPLILIGDMWHGLVDWAQLNMVDNGAALASPRDMQIPVVVDSIEDAVQLIREHHAKWLDVGKSLEPVTARP